In a genomic window of Vigna angularis cultivar LongXiaoDou No.4 chromosome 6, ASM1680809v1, whole genome shotgun sequence:
- the LOC108342187 gene encoding uncharacterized protein LOC108342187, giving the protein MRMASSSSAFMVICILHSLIAVTCGALMMFYMKEVYTFGHGVQTATKLLGSTPHDQLLIKTSDSFSGLLLVAIGFLLFMVSFVRDRDFQVFFAKGCTLLHLFMAMWRIYFERKVEDLAWDWLRQTVGDLLLALSWVFFLVYSWREKYD; this is encoded by the coding sequence ATGCGAATGGCATCATCGTCGTCGGCGTTCATGGTGATCTGCATCCTGCACTCGCTCATAGCGGTCACGTGCGGTGCGCTGATGATGTTCTACATGAAGGAGGTCTACACGTTCGGCCACGGAGTCCAGACCGCCACCAAGCTCTTGGGATCGACGCCCCACGATCAGCTCCTCATCAAAACCTCCGATTCCTTCTCCGGCCTTCTCCTCGTCGCCATTGGCTTCCTCCTCTTCATGGTCTCCTTCGTCAGGGATCGCGATTTTCAGGTCTTCTTCGCCAAGGGCTGCACGCTTCTCCACCTCTTCATGGCCATGTGGAGGATCTACTTCGAACGCAAGGTCGAGGATCTTGCCTGGGATTGGCTCCGCCAGACTGTTGGTGACCTTCTCTTGGCCCTCTCCTGGGTCTTCTTTCTTGTTTACTCTTGGAGGGAGAAGTATGATTAG